AAGACCTCGCCCGAAGAGCTCCTCGCCTCCGCCCACGCCAGCTGCTACGCGATGGCGCTCTCGTTCGGGCTGGGAAATGCCGGCAAGCCGCCGCAGCGCCTCGAGGTCAGCGCCACGGTGACGTTCGAGCAGGTGTCGGGCGGGTTCAAGGTGAAGTCGAGCGCGCTCGAGGTGAAGGGCCAGGTGCCCGGGCTCGATGCCAAGGGGTTCCAGGCCGCAGCCGAGGCCGCAAAGGATGGCTGCCCGATCTCGCAGGCGCTGAAGGGGAATGTGGAGCTGAGCGTGAAGGCGACGTTGAGCTAGAGGCCTCATTCGGAGAACGTCGCGCGTCGGTGCCTTTGCGCAGGCAGGCCAGCGCTCGCCGGATCGTTCTGGAGCCAGGAGCCCGAACGATCCGGCGGAAGTAAGAGTGGATTGGCGGCCGAGTCGATACAATCGGAGCCATGCGAGGTTTGGACGGTAGCCCCCAAGATGCTACGCCCAGCGTTGCGGTCGAAAGCCGCCGCGCCGATGTATCCGTTCCGGCTCAT
This window of the Deltaproteobacteria bacterium genome carries:
- a CDS encoding OsmC family peroxiredoxin, coding for MAAVRRAEVKWEGNIQGKGTLTAATSGAYRDLPVTWASRIERADGKTSPEELLASAHASCYAMALSFGLGNAGKPPQRLEVSATVTFEQVSGGFKVKSSALEVKGQVPGLDAKGFQAAAEAAKDGCPISQALKGNVELSVKATLS